A region from the Clavibacter sp. A6099 genome encodes:
- a CDS encoding winged helix-turn-helix transcriptional regulator: protein MSFRVSRDRPGVTEGRYPANCPSRTLLDHITSKWGVLVLLALGERSRRWGELRREVEGISEKMLASTLRTLADDGLVLREAQPTIPPRVDYRLTELGHEVSARLVPLMDLVMDVTEDTSPLASRRP from the coding sequence ATGAGCTTCCGGGTGAGCCGCGACCGACCCGGCGTGACCGAGGGCCGCTACCCCGCGAACTGCCCGTCGCGCACCCTGCTCGACCACATCACGAGCAAGTGGGGCGTGCTCGTGCTCCTCGCGCTCGGGGAGCGGTCGCGTCGGTGGGGCGAGCTGCGGCGCGAGGTCGAGGGGATCAGCGAGAAGATGCTCGCCTCCACGCTGCGCACGCTCGCCGACGACGGGCTCGTCCTCCGCGAGGCGCAGCCCACCATCCCGCCGCGGGTCGACTACCGGCTCACCGAGCTCGGCCACGAGGTGAGCGCCCGGCTCGTGCCGCTGATGGACCTCGTCATGGACGTCACCGAGGACACGTCGCCGCTGGCGTCGCG